From the genome of Pieris rapae chromosome 5, ilPieRapa1.1, whole genome shotgun sequence, one region includes:
- the LOC111000373 gene encoding SH3 domain-binding protein 5 — translation MNDSADCSETLDPRVQIELERLNTATDEINRLEVELDEARLAFRRLLAEGHLRIQQLTKKLGTSVHKARPYYEARFRANITSQELQAANFAYDKANSAHAAAREMVYLAEQGLARLADGNGGLTLDPAWQEMLNHATHRVNQAEADRASTAVTQRTKAAAHRAAASLVQQLQNSLKRHIAKSRPYFEEKARINAALEAQKARIQTLEEQVTEAKQKYSSALRNLERISDEIHRHRSRRQSTRNDIDQMTITDTTSESNASENLEELCSTSNDDNVREWLRKVDRPDPDTWTEIDLDYSSPEEISFEKCSLRPRPSPDKSPPSPLESKVSAASPRRIIRVGERTAAIRAELEKGRRQSLDTILHDTGEKVKEMFQGLSLFGERRGSGSAPRTPRRASPRARRSPAPSGASSASDELYSDADSLASMEMLTDDQIASLMLDAQLEAVCEKLAGVARAPRSPR, via the exons ATGAACGATAGCGCAGATTGCTCAGAAACATTAGATCCGCGAGTCCAG attgaACTGGAACGCCTAAATACAGCGACAGATGAGATAAATAGGCTTGAAGTTGAACTTGATGAGGCTCGACTGGCTTTTCGTCGTTTACTTGCGGAAGGGCATCTTCGTATACAACAGCTTACTAAAAAACTAGGAACAAGTGTGCATAAGGCTAGACCTTACTATGAGGCAAGATTCCGAGCTAATATT ACATCACAAGAGCTTCAAGCTGCCAATTTTGCCTATGACAAAGCAAATAGTGCCCACGCTGCAGCAAGGGAGATGGTATATCTTGCAGAACAGGGTCTGGCAAGACTTGCCGATGGGAATGGAGGGCTTACTTTGGATCCTGCCTGGCAAGAAATGCTTAATCATGCAACTCATAGAGTTAATCAG gCGGAAGCTGATCGCGCTTCAACTGCGGTGACACAACGCACTAAGGCAGCCGCCCATAGGGCAGCTGCCTCTCTTGTACAACAACTACAAAATAGCCTTAAGCGTCATATAGCCAAATCAAG gcCATATTTTGAGGAAAAAGCTCGAATCAATGCCGCTTTAGAAGCACAAAAAGCTCGTATCCAAACACTCGAAGAACAGGTTACTGAAGCAAAACAAAAGTATTCCTCCGCTCTTCGTAACCTCGAGAGGATATCTGATGAGATCCATCGGCACCGATCTAGAAGACAATCTACGAGAAACG ACATTGATCAAATGACAATTACGGATACGACGAGTGAATCCAATGCCAGTGAGAACTTAGAAGAGTTGTGCTCGACCAGTAACGATGATAATGTTCGTGAGTGGCTTCGGAAGGTAGACCGACCGGATCCTGACACCTGGACCGAGATAGATCTGGATTATTCCAGCCCCGAAGAG AtaagttttgaaaaatgcTCCCTGAGACCGAGGCCGAGCCCTGATAAATCTCCTCCCAGCCCCCTCGAATCCAAGGTCTCGGCTGCCTCGCCGAGGCGAATCATACGAGTGGGCGAAAGGACGGCCGCCATCAGGGCCGAGTTGGAGAAGGGGAGGCGACAGAGTTTGGATACTATCCTTCACGATACAGGAGAGAAAGTCAAGGAGATGTTCCAAG gTCTATCCCTATTCGGCGAGCGTCGCGGGTCGGGCTCGGCGCCCCGGACTCCGCGCAGGGCTTCTCCACGAGCTCGCCGATCCCCCGCTCCTTCGGGGGCCTCCTCGGCCTCCGACGAACTGTACTCCGACGCGGACAGTCTTGCCag TATGGAGATGTTGACCGACGATCAAATAGCTTCGCTAATGCTCGACGCGCAACTCGAAGCCGTCTGTGAGAAGTTGGCTGGAGTTGCGCGTGCGCCGCGTTCGCCGCGTTAG
- the LOC111000375 gene encoding dynein light chain roadblock-type 2, translated as MATEVEETIKRIQAHKGVMGVVIVNHEGIPIKTSLDNATSVLYSGLISQLTEKARNVVREMDSTNELTFLRVRSRRHEILIAPDREFILIVIQNTSD; from the exons atg gcTACTGAGGTCGAGGAAACTATCAAAAGAATTCAAGCTCATAAAGGTGTTATGGGTGTCGTCATTGTAAACCACGAAG GTATACCTATAAAGACGTCGTTGGATAATGCAACTTCTGTGTTATATTCTGGTCTTATAAGTCAGCTGACAGAAAAAGCAAGAAATGTTGTTCGTGAAatg GACTCCACTAATGAGCTGACATTCCTTAGAGTTAGGAGCAGGCGCCATGAGATATTGATAGCCCCTGATCGAGAATTCATACTTATTGTTATTCAAAATACATCAGACTAG
- the LOC111000381 gene encoding KH domain-containing, RNA-binding, signal transduction-associated protein 2 — MADKFDNGSGDFKRNSNSGNDHEQDGEEGSKLNEKAGEYMRDLLSEKIKLPTNKFPVSCRLIDQEVERLQASGRIPLRDNKYVDVFREKPVKVTVKVLVPIKEHPKFNFVGKLLGPKGNTMKQLQEETMCKMAILGRGSMRDRNKEEELRNSLDPKYAHLSDELHVEISALASPAEAHARIAYALAEVKKYLIADGPDMMRPPMREMMDRDPGSLRAPLLQLPEYSQGAKAVVYSARTLTNRSVSYQGPVTQGAPPPMSRPPAQRMPPARSMPPAKTKVFSILDRARNAMESSYGYDDYSMQDHSRPPPPNRQAPDSDYYYERGGGSDQFYEEDNYYKSEEPREYKASAREVGTRRSGPPATRNFNRPAPYQRQQKTHKKHSQ; from the exons ATGGCGGACAAGTTTGATAATGGTAGTGgagattttaaaagaaattctaATTCAGGGAACGATCATGAACAAGATGGCGAGGAGGGTTCCAAATTGAATGAAAAAGCCGGTGAATACATGAGGGATCTCCTTAGCGAGAAAATAAAACTTCCGACTAATAAGTTTCCAGTATCGTGTCGACTTATTGATCAAG AAGTTGAAAGACTTCAAGCTTCAGGCAGAATACCTCTTAGGGACAATAAGTATGTGGATGTATTCCGTGAAAAACCTGTCAAAGTTACAGTCAAAGTGCTGGTTCCCATTAAGGAACATCCAAAG tttaattttgttggAAAGCTGCTTGGACCAAAAGGAAACACAATGAAACAGTTGCAAGAAGAGACAATGTGTAAAATGGCCATACTTGGGCGGGGTTCTATGCGTGATAG GAACAAGGAAGAAGAACTTCGCAACTCCCTGGACCCCAAATATGCTCACCTCTCTGATGAGTTGCATGTTGAAATATCAGCATTGGCTTCACCTGCGGAGGCACATGCAAGAATTGCATATGCACTTGCAGAAGTCAAAAAGTACTTGATTGCAGATGGTCCTGACATGATGCGACCACCAATGCGTGAAATGATGGACAGAG ATCCAGGCTCTCTAAGAGCCCCTCTACTTCAATTGCCAGAGTACTCGCAGGGAGCTAAGGCAGTCGTATACAGTGCACGCACCCTTACAAATCGTTCAGTATCTTATCAAGGTCCCGTGACACAAG GAGCACCTCCACCCATGTCGCGTCCGCCGGCACAGCGAATGCCGCCGGCGCGTTCCATGCCTCCGGCCAAAACCAAGGTCTTCAGCATTTTGGACCGAGCTCGCAACGCCATGGAGAGCTCTTACGGTTACGATGACTACTCTATGCAGGACCAC aGTCGTCCACCACCGCCGAACCGACAAGCGCCGGACTCCGATTATTACTACGAGAGAGGCGGAGGTTCCGATCAGTTCTACGAAGAGGACAACTACTATAAG AGCGAAGAGCCGCGCGAGTACAAAGCGTCGGCTCGCGAAGTGGGCACTCGGAGGTCGGGTCCTCCCGCCACGAGGAACTTCAATAGGCCCGCGCCTTATCAGCGACAGCAGAA gaCCCATAAGAAACATTCGCAATAA
- the LOC111000394 gene encoding uncharacterized protein LOC111000394 — translation MPASLLIKYNSIIRNCINKVKCVNGHFQEFSTHTIEAINRIEERPNVMGIMYFRKDFLQLTTVHETISHILTSKLPPLTSAFRRAISEITASLNEINPIVDRIMEDESVEGVIMTNQEGEPILTNINLMNATNYGIAMRRLGAMTQACIKDLDPFDEVLILRVTTKKLEIMTAPHSEFNVIVMQHSRIKSKHKS, via the exons ATGCCTGCC tcattactaataaaatacaattcaatCATACGAAActgtattaataaagttaagtgCGTTAATGGCCACTTTCAGGAATTTTCAACGCACACGATCGAAGCAATAAATCGTATTGAGGAGCGTCCAAACGTGATGGGAATTATGTATTTTCGGAA AGATTTTCTTCAACTTACAACAGTGCACGAGACTATATCGCATATTTTAACTAGTAAATTACCACCTTTGACTTCAGCTTTTAGAAGGGCCATCAGTGAAATA ACCGCTTCATTAAACGAAATAAATCCAATAGTCGATCGAATAATGGAGGACGAATCTGTGGAGGGTGTTATTATGACTAACCAAGAAG GAGAACCGATTTTAACTAACATCAATTTAATGAATGCAACCAACTATGGAATTGCTATGCGTAGACTAGGTGCTATGACACAAGCCTGTATTAAAGATTTG GATCCCTTCGAcgaagtattaattttaagagtgACAACAAAGAAATTAGAAATAATGACGGCACCGCATTCTGAATTTAATGTCATCGTGATGCAACATTCTagaattaaaagtaaacataaaagc